The genomic interval cgccgctgccgacGCGTCCGCCCTTCGCCCCCCGCTCCCGCGGCTCGCGGAGAGAAGGTAACTGCGAGTTGGCCCGCGGGTCGTCGAGCCCGGGGTGGGCGTGGACACCGGCAGGGGGATCGCGGCGCCGCGAGGACTTGGCACCCCCCGCTAGGCTCaaggagcgggggaggggggccaGCCTGCCAAAGTCGCCCCGGGTGCCAACAGGCAGGCCCGGAGCGCTGGCCGCGGGAGCGGCGCCGGGACGCTCCAAGTTTTCGGGTTGTTTTGCAATGTTCCCGGCGGGAAGAGTGGGGCAGAGAATTGGAAGGTAAAGCGGGTTGCGGGAGGAGGGGGCGAGTCGAGGGCAGTCTAGGCTCCTTCCTGCcctgggaaaggaagggaaggaacgGGGAGGGGGCTATGTGTCGGAATGTCTGGCCCCTTGGCGAGGCCCGCGCGGAGAGCGGGAAGTGGGGGGGACCGCTGGGGAGATGGTCCAggcaccctgccccctccccaaccgCCGCATTCCAGGCCGGAGCAGCGGATGAGGTCATCCCGTCCGGTTCCCCTCGGGCCAAGGCAGCCGGCTGCCCCCTTACCCGCGAAGCGACCCTCCGCATTCTGACCCCGTACCTCCCGGAGGGAATGTTTTCTGGCCAAAATTTTTCCCGGACTTCCAATCCCGACTGCCCTCGAGACTGTTCTATTCTTGCCGAGACAGGCAAGACTCAAGAAGTTTGAAGCCCATTTTCTGGatcgggaaactgaggctcagattggTGAAAGGACTGGCCCGGAGGACACAGCCGCGCGAAACGCGGTGCAGGGACTGGAAGCGAGGACTTGGGGAGACCTTGCCGGAAGCCAGTCAGCCTCGCCGAGCCAAAGGCTGATTCGGCTCTAACTTGGGGTGTCTGGGCAAGAAgcgtctccccctcttcccccttcctcccctggtGGCCCAAGGTGCTCCCACCTACTACTATCCCCCTTGACGTCCTGAGAACGGCGTCTCCGCTGCCACTGTGGACAACTTGCTACCCtctttctggcctcagtttccgcgTCTTGAAGTGGCAGGACGCTGAGGAGCAGAAGAAGGCAGCCCCCAGGGAGTTAACCCCTTGTTCCAGAGGCCAGAGCAGCCCTAACAGAGACAGGGTCCCGCTGCGCACTGGCAGGGGTGGTGTTACCCAGCGGGACACTTGCGAGAGGGGGGCTATGTGCAGGTAGTGGCTTCCAGGACGAGAGGTGGTGCCCGCTAGGGGCCTGCGGGTGACCCCCAGGTGAGCGCTAGGGTTCCGCGGCCCCCATGCCCGCCTCAGCcttgcctctccccctccccccacctccgtcAGACAGCCCTGGGCCTCCTCTAACCACAGGTGCCTCCACAGCGGCCCCTGTTGGCCTTCCCTAACGCATGCTCCCTGCTTCCGGCCCCAAACCTTGTCCTTTTGGTCATCACTGCTATTGAGCAAGCTCCTACGGAGTACCCAGGCTTGACTGTCCTCTGTAGGGTAAACATGAGGACTCCTGGGACGCTGAGGCTGCACCGTGACCACTCTAGCACAGGTCACAGACACCGAATCTGCAGAGCTGAGTCTCCTGCCTCCCAGGCCTGCCCTTCTGTACTCAGCGGCTGGGCATCTGCCCGGACCCCAACAACTCTTCCCCGCACCCCTGGAGTCTTCACCCACTCCCCTGGCATTTACTATTGATGTTGGTCGACTCCTGGGGAGGTTCCCAGACACACCACTTTTTTTGTTCtctgacctggggcaagtcagttccctttctgtgcctcattttttccatctgtaaaatgggtgtttGTGAGCATTAGCAGGTAGTATTCTTGGACGGGTGAGGGGAGATAGGCCATGTTCCTGGACAGCCGGAGCCCTACTTACTCCAGGGCCAGGTGGGGCACACCTAACCACGAGCAATACCCTGTGGTCAGCGTCAAGTGCCAAATAGGCTGCCATCAAGGGTCCCTAGGATGAGAGATATTAGTGTAAGAATGTTGGCTTTGAAACCCAGCCCTGCTTCAGGATCCAAGGGTTTAATTTACAGCATCTTCCACTCTTAAAACTCTCCTGCGAGAGGACCAGCGTTCGATGCAGTTCTTGTTTTCCGCATGGGAAAACAGGTCCCCAGTAGCAGTGCCCTGCCCTCGACTCCACAATGCCGCAGGTCTCTCTACAGCAGTGGGTGGGGTAGAGATCTTTTGGAGGTGCCCAGAGACATTTGGGAGGTGGGGGCATCACAAGATTGGGGTAGAAGCTGGTCTCACAAGTCAAAGTGGCCATGGGTGTTGGGTGGGGGCTGGAGCCCCTTTTGCTGAGAAAGGAGGGGCTGCTTCTAGAAGCCAGGGAattgggggctggggagaggtgggTGTGGCCCCATGGCACACACAGTGACCCCTCTTCATGACATTTCAGGATGAcaccctccccccctcctccagAGATTTAATCCTCATCTCAACAGAGCAGGGAAACCTGGCCCATGGCAGGTACCtgccatgtgaccttggccaagttctTTCTCTCCAGAGTTCTTTCTCTCCAAGCCGTGGCTCTTCCTGTAAAATGGGCTAACCCTCCAGCTTTTCGGGGCTGTTGGAGAATCAGATGACATCATGTAGTGGCTGGCCAAATGCAGAGTGCTTCATAACTTCAGCAAACATTCCACAAGGACTTCTTGGTGCCGGGGGTGCCAGGGAAAGGGATGATTCAGAACCGCCCCCCAGCGGGGAGGAGTTATGGTTGGGAGAGGATCAGAtggtgggaagggaagagaatgtAGTCAGAAAACAAAGCAAGCTTTGTTTTATTGCCTCCTTTGTTTTTATCTAGTTATTTAACctattttgaatttcaaataacatTTGAAGGGCAGAATTGAGGTTTTTATGCTTGGAGGTGgcagcaaaaaaattttttttaagttgacccTCAGATCTAGGTGTTCTTGTTAAGAATCATTATCAACGTCTATCAGCTCAGGTGCCGGGCCTGTGGaggtaaatgacttgcccaaggtcacactgtgaGGCCACTGAAttctccacctcccctccctcggAAGGTGACAAGGGGTGAGCCTTTGGCATGAAGGTATCACAAAGAACTCCTGTGATTAAACTGGTATTGATTTGGCACTTGGCCGCGTGCAGAGCCCAAGCTGAGTGCTGGgacggagggaggagggaaaatcCAGGCAGTGGCCCCAGCCTCAGAGTGTGCTGTGATCTGGAGAGACAAGACTGGGCTCCACGGGCCAGTAAAGGCTACGTGAGTCAAAGGCTCTGAGTTGACGTCTCTACCAGCTCTCTtgatgtgaccttgagcaagcttGGCCTCTCTGGGCCACAGGAAAACCAGATGTGGGACCATAGGCTCATAGGTGTCCTCCAGCCTACACTTTCTATGATACTAGAAGGGGTAGGGTCAGACCAAGAGAAGCTTAGAGAAGACTGGGACTGGGGAAGAAAGTGGGAGAGAGATCAGGAGGGGAGGAAGTAGGCAAGAAATAGCTTTTGGCACCAGCTGAGCTTTTTCCAAAACTTGTTCCCCGGTGACAAGGCTTTTGTCAAAACTATGATAATGTTCTTTCCTGCGGGCCTTCTCAGAGCCTTGAATATGCTCAGGCATGTAGTAGGCATCTGgaaaaaccacttttttttttttttttttaatcactcagaagtggGAAAAACCACTTTTGACCACAGGATCCTTTTTCCAGGAAGCATGTAGAAGGCGAAGGGTTCTGCTGTTTACACAGCAGTTCACAAAACCTTCACCGGGCACCTCCTCCCTCCTGGCCTTGCTAGAAGACAATTTAACCCACTGAGAAGGGAGGTGACTTACTTAACCCACCAGCAGGAGGCCCCTGGGGTTCAAGGGCTCTGGGGTTGGGAGCCCTGCCGGCTTCACCAATGCCTACTGTGTGGCGTCAGGCAAGTCCCTtcacttctttgtgcctcagtttctcccctcTCTATAGAACCTCCCTCAGGGCTGTTGCCTGGGTTAAATGAGTGATGAACTTAAGCCATTGGCACTCAGTAGGTGCTTCATCAGTGGGCGCCGTATAACGACCATTCATACATTTTACCTCCACACAGCTTAAGTGTACAGCTCGATGAATTTTTTTGTGCCCCTTCCCAGTCTATACCTGTTCAAAGGCAACCACAATTCTGATTTCTatcatattgttttgttttgcctgttcttAAATTTCCTGTACGTGGAATCCTGCGATGTGTCCTCCTTTGTGGGTCTGCCTGCTCAGCATTTTCTCCGTGTTCCccatcatttgtttttttttttttttttttttactttttgctcGCGCCagaagcatgcgggatcttagctccccaaccagggagggaacctgtgccccctgcagtggaagcacagagtcttaaccactgaaccgccagggagtCCCCATTTGTTCTCTTTAGCTGTTATTATTTGGACCCAGGATGCCCCCAGGCCTACcactacttttctttcttttaggtcTCCACCCCTGGGCAGGAGAGGGGCTGTCCACATTTGAGGCACGTCTGGTGCCTTCTGTGTTCTTGGACAGAACACCTACAGCTGCTTCCACCGGGCTAGGAGCCAGACCTCAGGGACAGACAAGCCATGGACTTCCCATACCCTCAGCATTTGGGGGCAGCACCTTAGGAGAGCAGGGGCGCAGCCTCCATCCACCCCCTTTCACCAAGAAGGAGGGAGCTGAGAAGCGGACCCTTAGCCCAGCCCAGCGCCCTCCCCAGGCCCCCGGTGGGCATGGACCAGCAGCTGTGAACAGCCAGAGCCGATGCCGGGCCCCCAGGGGGCCGGAGGAGCCCCGGCCATGAACCTGGGCAAGCTCTCACCCGTGGGCTGGGTGTCCAGCTCGCAGGGGAAGAGGCGGCTGACTGCGGACATGATCAGCCCCCCACTGGGGGACTTCCGCCACACCATGCACGTGGGCCGTGGCGGGGATGTCTTCGGCGACACCTCCTTCCTCAGCAACCACGGTGGCAGCTCACGGGGCACCCACCGCTCGCCCCGCAGCTTCCTGGCCAAGAAGCTGCAGCTGATGCGGAGGGTAGGGGCACCGCCCCGGAGGATGGCTTCCCCACCTGCGCCCTCACCTGCTCCACCGGCCATCTCCCCCATCATCAAGAACGCCATCTCCCTGCCTCAGCTCAACCAGGCCGCCTATGACAGCCTCGTGGTGGGCAAGCTCAGCTTTGACCGCAGCCCTGCCACCTCCACAGACGGCCACTCCAGTTACGGTGAGGGCCTGGGCTATCTGCCTATTTTTCAgaggctgaggcccagagtgTTTGATGGTTCAGCCAAGCCTCCAAGTGAGCTCTTTTCCCCACAGCATTTCAGCCTCCTTGGAGGTCAGGCCCAAACCCCAAATCATGGATGGAGCGGGGGGTCACAGGGTGGGAACCTGCTCACTCCCCAAAACACTGAGGTTGAGAGGTGAGGAGATGGGGTTTGAGTTCTACCTGCCCCtgagctgccccccacccccacccccaggcccttgGCTGGGCCAGCCCACTCTAGCCCCCTTCAATGGAAGCAGCTCCCTTGTGTCAGAATGATATAGTGGAGAGACAGAGAGCCAGGGctctggattcaaattctggttctgccTGATTCCCAGTGAGCCAACTGACCTCTGTTAAGTCAAGTCCTGGCCTGTATAATGGGCCCCTCAGTGTCATTGCTAAGATTCAGTGAGATGCTACACATATTCAGTGTGGCCCagaatctggcacatagtaggtgctcaggacaCAGGAGCTGTTGCTGTGTCGTTATGTGAACAAAGGTTCCTGTAACTTGCCAAATTTGGAAAACCACTCACATGGGCAGAAGCCAGAGGCCCTTCCTGCCAGGGTGGGGAGTGGCAGGTGTAACCTTGGCTCCTCCTCTGGACAGCTCACCTGGGAACCGGGGCCCCTGCTGCCACCTGGTGGCCATTTCCTGCCCTGCAGCTTTGACCCCGCACGAGAGGCTTCCTGCGGTGCTCCTTCTCCAGGGGTGACGCTTAGAATCTCACTGAGGGCTGGTCCACAGCCCCACCACTATATCTCAGTCCTGGTGGTCCTGGAGCCAGGGGCTGGGACAGAGGACCTTTGGAGGGCATTTGCCTGTCCTTTGGGTCTTGATTTCTATGTAGTCAGACTCTGGCTGCTGGTTCCATCCCTGTGCCCACAAACCAGCCCATATGCTATGGGTTCATGGCAGGGAACCAGGGGTCATACAAGTTCACAGTTGGCACTGAGAGTCAGGAGATTTGAGCTCCAGGCTTGGCTCCAGCCCATCAAACTCTGTGGCCCTGGGCTagcccttcccctcttcccaaagtgagcctcactttcttcatctgcaaaatgggaatgagGATTATGTAAATTTCCAGGGTTGACAGGAGGATCACACAAGAGACTACGGGGCTCACTGTATTGGAAagatgggggaaactgaggccagatggGGGAGTAGCTTGCTAAAGGCCACATAGCAAGCTGGAGTTGGTCCTGGCTCTCCCCTCCCCAATTCCTGGTTAGGGACCCCAGCTATGACCCTGGTCCCTATTTCTCTTCTAGGCCTGGACTCCGGGTTCTGCACCATCTCTCGCCTGCCTCGCCCAGAAAAGCCTCGTGACCGAGACCGTGATAGCTCCTTCCCCTCTGAGCCTGAGCTTCGCCGCTCTGACTCCCTCCTGTCCTTGCGCCTGGACCTCGACCTTGGGCCCTCTCTCCTCAGTGAGCTGCTGGGGGTCATGAGCCTCTCAGAAGGCTCTGCAGCcgagaccccagccccaccccttgcTGCAAATCCCCCAGCCCCTGTTGCAAACCCCCCGACCCCTGCCTCAAGCCCCCCACCCCGTGGACAGTGCCCCAATGGGGTAACCCCGGGGTTGGGCCCAACGGCCGAGGCGAGGGCCAGCCCGGTAGGAGAGCGTCCCTGTGCACCTGCTGATGTGGGCCCCGGCAGGCACTGGGGAGCAGGCTGGGGTGGCAGCCAAAGCAGCCGCCACTACACTGAGATGGATGCTCGGCGGGAGCTGGTGGAGGTGCTGCCCCAGGCTCGGGCCTCTTGGGAGAGCCTGGACGAAGAGTGGGGGCCGCCgcaggcaggcagcagggcccccGTGCCCAGCACGGTGCAAGCCGACACCTTCAAGTTTGCTGAAGCTGAGGAGGATGACGAGGTCAAGGTGTGAGCGGCTGGGCATGGGCTCAGGACCCCAGCCAGCCTCGGGGCACCGCCTGTGAACTGCCCGCGTGCAGAGCCAGCCCCTCACCTGACAGCTGGGTCCCGCCAACGAAAGATGGGAGAACCCAAGTTGTCCCCAGACCCCTCCACACCTCTGCAGGACAGACATGGGAGGGAGGCCAGAGGAGACCAGGCTTGTCCTGGGACCCGGGTGTTCCCATGGGCCGTGCTGGGCCGCCCTGCCTCCCCCCACTGCCACTCTGGACCCAGTAGCCGTTCCTCGGGCCCACCCGCCACCCCAGGCCGTCCCCACCAGCTGGAGGGCCTCGCCTCACAGTGCAGCCTTTGTGCTGGGAAAGCTGCCCttgctgggtgggggtggggagcatagCACATAGAGCCTTTGTCCCCTCTCCCAAAGGGACCGCCTGC from Balaenoptera ricei isolate mBalRic1 chromosome 10, mBalRic1.hap2, whole genome shotgun sequence carries:
- the CDC42EP1 gene encoding cdc42 effector protein 1, translating into MPGPQGAGGAPAMNLGKLSPVGWVSSSQGKRRLTADMISPPLGDFRHTMHVGRGGDVFGDTSFLSNHGGSSRGTHRSPRSFLAKKLQLMRRVGAPPRRMASPPAPSPAPPAISPIIKNAISLPQLNQAAYDSLVVGKLSFDRSPATSTDGHSSYGLDSGFCTISRLPRPEKPRDRDRDSSFPSEPELRRSDSLLSLRLDLDLGPSLLSELLGVMSLSEGSAAETPAPPLAANPPAPVANPPTPASSPPPRGQCPNGVTPGLGPTAEARASPVGERPCAPADVGPGRHWGAGWGGSQSSRHYTEMDARRELVEVLPQARASWESLDEEWGPPQAGSRAPVPSTVQADTFKFAEAEEDDEVKV